The proteins below come from a single Melitaea cinxia chromosome 9, ilMelCinx1.1, whole genome shotgun sequence genomic window:
- the LOC123656240 gene encoding calmodulin-binding transcription activator 2 — protein MLLYSRKKVRYRRDGYCWKKRKDGKTTREDHMKLKVQGTECIYGCYVHSAILPTFHRRCYWLLQNPDIVLVHYLNVPYPDDNKLATVAPSLALWADKKEWTKDELVSQLKPMFFSEDEPDLNSDLEISGKMFQTAETVEAIVGQLMEKQRAARAAALARQLECGCPDSTCQDSRTCAHPLRRMQTAKPPPSDHHVSSTTGPSPRPMAQPPRQYTRDHRPSTQSSPLLLSLGQIQGGGGLLILNGTSNSSQQHSSLVSPLSVTSFVCEEPRERYRQQYKPTFVLKREIPDSQQTTGINATESTFEVETRVEEKVEVENFDRKIKIEPRSRNHIVASAPTTPSRYPDLVERLENKVQVENCDDTLILLGTDGHLETSSGFFDETLELSHEDIQKTLSANMPTCELDRSVVRSETANVMVSGIDTMDFIESCEAVASPTHVVDDNVFVNLDAFDMLGDFPELEVLDPSTISTNPVTLCGNSPPAEENNDKMQTDSPGEGALSITDYSPEWAYPEGGVKVLVAGPWTDTSDQYTILFDNFPVPSILVQNGLLRCYCPAHEAGLAAMQVARGGRVVSDTVVFEYKAGPVLAPSSPASAPLPSLDFRRFSLLQRLQRLHERLQLKTEPMDDNNQIEDVKLYTNPKFEDRLVSFCQLISSRSFGNSEGFTTDPGEDSSTILHLSAALGYTKLTTALLRWRQDDNSLALEKEVNLGARDCDNCTPLMLASAAGHVETAVVLARWSAGTRREAGARAAAAAARRAGHARLAALLDRIHPPAGDAVFRRPHSLSQKSRVGSLESNLVKRPSIDSGINMADAFRSSSAIDRNDSSSSARWERSMSLPLDSDNSEDSLGDSKIGRRMDLALWEQDDRVFTLAEQIIAAMPERIKNESSSLLSGCDLDSGAGGSEDALMVPLLDDTTTFSSDFSFEFCDNTYRYCGGSTPCSSGSVSPGSALSPPPESPRTSLPTSSATLQEFLNTTTHFSSLTLNDREQRELYSAAITIQKAYRQYRGRQLQRRAAAAAITIQNCYRRYKQFAYLKQMHAAATVIQRGYRSLRERRLVAAPVKRTYSQRRQNQAARKIQQFMRQSKIKLQSERAANAKVARLSPDAHQNLSQPTTSTAPTPNRIIDYLAPESPMDADDDLLIELLFKM, from the exons aATCCCGACATAGTCTTGGTGCACTACTTGAATGTTCCGTACCCAGATGACAACAAGCTAGCGACGGTGGCGCCCAGCCTAGCACTGTGGGCTGACAAAAAGGAGTGGACGAAGGATGAGCTAGTCAGCCAGTTGAAACCGATGT ttttcagCGAGGATGAACCAGATCTCAACAGCGATTTGGAAATATCG GGAAAAATGTTTCAGACAGCGGAGACAGTTGAAGCAATTGTTGGCCAGCTGATGGAGAAGCAACGTGCAGCGAGGGCAGCTGCTTTAGCTCGGCAACTCGAGTGTGGTTGTCCAGACTCCACCTGCCAAGATTCGAGGACGTGCGCCCATCCATTACGAAGGATGCAAACCGCTAAACCTCCTCCATCTGATCACCACGTTTCGTCAACTACGGGTCCTTCACCAAGACCTATGGCACAGCCACCAAGACAGTATACACGAGATCATCGACCCTCAACACAATCGTCGCCGTTGCTGCTCTCCTTAGGTCAGATACAGGGAGGCGGAGGATTACTCATATTGAATGGAACGAGTAATAGTTCACAGCAACACTCATCGCTAGTTTCGCCTCTATCAGTAACGTCCTTTGTGTGTGAAGAGCCAAGGGAAAGGTATCGACAGCAATATAAACCGACATTTGTCCTGAAAAGGGAAATTCCTGATAGTCAACAGACTACAGGAATAAATGCCACTGAGTCGACATTCGAAGTAGAAACTCGTGTTGAAGAAAAGGTAGAAGTAGAAAATTTTGATAGGAAAATTAAAATTGAGCCAAGAAGTCGGAATCATATAGTTGCTAGTGCACCAACTACGCCGTCTCGGTACCCCGATTTAGTTGAACGCTTAGAAAATAAAGTACAGGTGGAAAACTGTGATGATACGTTAATACTGTTAGGAACAGATGGCCATTTAGAAACTTCTAGTGGATTTTTTGATGAAACATTGGAATTATCTCATGAAGATATACAAAAAACTTTGTCAGCAAATATGCCAACTTGTGAGTTGGATCGAAGTGTAGTGAGGTCTGAGACAGCTAATGTTATGGTATCTGGAATAGATACGATGGATTTCATTGAAAGTTGTGAAGCAGTAGCATCACCTACACATGTCGTAGATGATAATGTATTTGTAAATCTGGACGCTTTTGATATGCTCGGTGATTTTCCAGAATTGGAAGTATTAGATCCAAGTACCATATCAACGAACCCTGTG ACTTTGTGCGGTAATTCTCCTCCGGCTGAAGAAAATAACGATAAAATGCAAACTGATAGTCCAGGTGAAGGTGCTTTGAGCATCACAGATTATTCTCCAGAATGGGCGTATCCTGAAGGAGGCGTAAAGGTGCTAGTAGCAGGGCCTTGGACGGATACTTCAGATCAATATACTATTCTCTTTGATAACTTTCCGGTGCCCTcaattttagtacaaaatgGCCTTCTTCGATGCTATTGTCCTG CTCACGAAGCTGGTTTAGCAGCAATGCAGGTAGCTCGTGGAGGCCGCGTTGTCTCTGACACGGTAGTGTTTGAATATAAAGCTGGTCCAGTTCTAGCGCCATCATCGCCAGCTTCAGCGCCTCTACCATCGTTGGATTTTAGACGTTTTTCGCTACTACAGCGCTTACAGCGTCTACACGAACGCTTACAATTGAAAACGGAACCTATGGATGATAACAATCAG ATAGAAGACGTTAAGCTATACACTAACCCAAAATTTGAAGACCGTTTAGTATCATTTTGCCAATTGATAAGCAGTAGGTCTTTCGGGAATTCAGAGGGCTTTACTACAGACCCTGGGGAAGACAGCTCAACGATCCTGCATTTGTCTGCAGCTTTGGGATATACGAAGCTGACAACAGCGTTGTTGCGATGGAGGCAAGATGACAATAGCTTAGCTTTAGAAAAGGAAGTCAATTTAGGTGCAAGAGACTGCGATAACTGCACGCCATTG ATGCTCGCAAGTGCGGCGGGGCACGTGGAGACCGCAGTGGTGCTGGCGCGCTGGAGCGCGGGCACGCGGCGCGAggcgggcgcgcgcgccgccgccgccgccgcgcgccgcgccggaCACGCGCGCCTCGCCGCGCTGCTCGACCGCATACACCCGCCCGCCGGCGACGCGGTCTTCCGGCGGCCGCACAG CTTGTCCCAAAAGAGCCGGGTTGGAAGCTTAGAGAGTAATCTCGTGAAGAGACCGTCAATTGATAGTGGCATCAACATGGCTGATGCCTTCAGATCCAGTTCTGCTATAGACAGGAACGATAGCAGTTCTTCAGCCAG ATGGGAGAGAAGTATGTCATTACCATTAGATTCCGACAATTCCGAAGATAGCCTCGGCGATTCCAAAATCGGACGAAGGATGGATCTCGCTCTCT GGGAGCAGGATGACCGAGTGTTTACGTTGGCAGAGCAGATCATAGCGGCTATGCCAGAAAGAATAAAg AACGAAAGCTCTTCGCTTCTAAGCGGCTGCGACCTGGACAGCGGCGCCGGAGGCAGCGAGGACGCGCTGATGGTGCCCCTCCTTGACGACACCACCACCTTCAGCAGCGACTTCAGCTTCGAGTTCTGTGACAATACTTACAG ATACTGCGGCGGTTCGACCCCATGTTCTTCAGGATCAGTGTCGCCGGGGTCAGCGCTGTCCCCTCCTCCAGAGTCACCGCGGACTTCACTACCCACGTCATCAGCAACTCTTCAGGAATTCTTGAACACTACTACGCATTTTTCAAGTCTCACTCTCAAtg ATCGCGAGCAACGCGAGTTGTACTCGGCCGCGATAACCATCCAGAAGGCGTACCGCCAGTACCGCGGCCGGCAGCTGCAGCGGcgtgccgccgccgccgccatCACCATACAGAACTGCTATCGGCGCTACAAGCAG TTCGCGTACCTGAAGCAGATGCACGCGGCGGCGACGGTGATCCAGCGCGGCTACCGCTCGCTGCGGGAGCGCCGCCTCGTCGCCGCGCCCGTCAA ACGGACATACTCTCAGAGGCGTCAAAATCAGGCAGCGagaaaaatacaacaatttatGAGGCAGTCCAAAATCAA GTTGCAGAGCGAACGAGCCGCAAACGCGAAGGTGGCCCGGCTATCCCCGGATGCCCACCAAAACTTGTCGCAGCCCACCACCAGTACAGCACCCACGCCCAATAG AATCATTGACTACTTAGCACCTGAATCACCAATGGACGCAGATGATGACCTTTTGATCGAGCTTCTGTTTAAAATGTGA